Sequence from the Phaeodactylum tricornutum CCAP 1055/1 chromosome 4, whole genome shotgun sequence genome:
tttgttttcgtcaaaAACGTGTCGAACAAGAATACGACAATTACCTGAACGTGTAGTCTTTGCCGACGGATAGAAAATATACATAGCTTATATCGGTCATTCCGAGATGCTCTTCCTCAGCCATGTCCTATTTTATCCCCCCGTTTGATTTTTTCTCTCGGATCTTCTCCATACGCTCCCTGTGTCGTTCAAGCGCCACTTGGTTTCGCTGCTGGATCGAAGAGGAAGGAGACGCAGGCGAGCTTTGCTCGTAGCGTTGTGTCATCTTTTCAAGTAGCAGGGCTTCCTTGCCCTTGAATTTGTCCATAATAATATCGATCCGATCGACCTTCGCAGTATCGTATTGCTCGAGGAGGGCCAACACCTTTGCTCGAATTGCGGTCACATTCCCCGAGATAGGGGTGCCGGGTGTGTTGTCTTTCGAGGTGCTAGAACGGGAAGGTGTAGAGGTAGCCCCAGTTGAAGAAACGGCAGGGTTAGTCCGGCCGCTGAGCACTTGCTCGCGCCGCGCCCGGTGAGAAGCGGCTGACACTGCCACGCCTGCCTGACGTAATTGTTTCGTTGCGCTTTcaagttcttcttccttctctTCGAGTTTTCGTTCCAGCGCAGCAAGGGTACCttttgactttccgaactgCTGCTGGAGAGAGCGAAGCTCTTTCCGCGCCTTTTCAAGTTCTTCTGTCGCCTCTTCTCTCGCGACTTTCTCCTTTTGCCAACGCGCAGCCATATCGTCattgttcttccgcaaaacGTCCAGAGTTTTGCTATCGCTCTTTCCCTGTGCCCTGTTCTTGGACAAATTTTGCAGTTTCTCTTGCACACGATTGTTGTCGCGCTTAAGAGAATGCAATTGGCCTTCGGTGCGTTCCTTTGCCCGTGTAAGGGCTCTCATTTCATCGGTCAAACCTTTTACAGTTTCTTCCAGATTTTTCGACGTCACATTGCGCTGAGCGGCCCCGATTTGGATACGTCTGACGCGCGTTGCGAACTGAAGAGCGTGTACTGACTCGTCGTACGAGCTGTCCGTCGGACAAATTGCAACGACCATCATTGTCCGCGAGTTCCCACCAAGTGAATCCTGGAGAAGGTATGTGAGCTTACTATCACGGTAGGGCACATGGGATGCCTTGCGATCGAGAGCCTCCATCACATTACCCAGTGCAGACAGACTCTTGTTAATGTAACCGGCCTCCTTCAATTGATCGCCCTGAACGTTACTCTTACGCACACGTTCCGAACCGGCAAGATCAACTAGGTACAAAGTACCCTTGTTTTTCTGGGAATCCTCGAGGCCAGAATAAACATCAACACTTAGGACCATATGAGAACGACTACTATGCTCGTTCATATCCGTCGAAGCCGTTGCCCGATTCGAATTTCCGCGCTTCAGAAGTTCCATGACTTCTTGAATACTTTGTACGCTCTCACGTGTGAGGTTTGGTACTTCAATGCGGCCGTCCTTGTTGCGTCGGATATCGAGAGAGGCTTTGCCACCAGCCTTCATCGCTCCCTCTTGCTTTTCCTTCATAGAAGCTCCTTGGGTACCCAATAGATCGTAAACTTCGTCGTTGTATATCTCTAGCATACCAAGCTCCAATGAAAAGCTAAACTCAACTTCCTTCGCAGGTCCATCATCCTTTTCATTCCCAACGAACATTTCTGCCGCTCTTTGCTGTTGCGCGCGAAGCTGTAAAAGATGAAATATCTTCTGAATGGTGCGGTAGCTGATACCGTATTGACTATTTTCTTCTGTTCCTTCCATCGTGAAGGTCTTTCCGCTACCAGTTTGCCCGTACGCAAAGATGCAAGCGTTAAAACCATCAACAACACTGAGTGCAAGGGGTTCCACATCTTGAAAAACACTTTGTTGTGATTGATCGGGTCCCCAGACTcgatcaaaagcaaagctCTTCCATTTATTCGTACGACCATCGTAACATCCAACTTCGGTTTCGCTTAGTGATTCCACAGTTGACTTATGACCCTTCTGCAGCTCCGTAATCGTCATCGGGCGAACACGACAGTAGACCTGGATATTTCCCTGTAGGTGCAACATTTTACTCAGCAGTTGAGCGTTGTAATCACGCTGACTGTTgcatttcttttccaaagtcTTAAGTTCTTCGGACATCATCTTTACATCTCTTGATTGAATAATGCCGTCCAATCGCTTGCTTGCAGTCTCGTCGCTAATCATAAAACTTGCATCCTGTTCTGCACGTTGATTACCTGCTAGAGAGCTGAGTCGCGTCATCTGTGTTACGACAGCGGTATCTCCCCCGTTGCCAAAAAGCTCCTTTTGGAGAATCCTAAGATCTTCCTCCAACCGCTTGATTCGAACTTCCCCCATTCGCTTTTGATCCTGCAAAGTATCGTGCTGTTTCTGTAAGTCTTTGTACTTCTTCTCTTCCTCCGTTAGCTTATACTCTAAACGCATGACAGACGAAGGTGACGTTGAACGTGGCCGGTTTTTAGTCGGCGTTCGCATCATTCGTGGTGCCATCTCAGGATCCATGGACGACAGTTCACTTCTGTCGATAGAGCCATCCTGTGACACAGATGACGAAAGAGCAAGACCCTTTCCACTTCTTCTGTCCGAAGAGCTCTGTTTTTTCGTCAGCGATGAAGGCATTGCATTGCCATTCCGGTCCTTTTCGCGTCGCAGAACAATGACGCGTGCTTCTGATTCGGCCAAATGCGCCTTTGCAGAGTGTAATTCGGATTCTAAACGAGTAACATCCTGTTCGGCCTTGGTTATCCGCTCTTCCAGCGTTGTGTTTAAAGCAATCGcttctttgtctttcttCGCTAGGTCATCCTTGGCACGCGACAGCTGAGATTGTAGCTGTTCAACGACTGCACTTGACGCACTTACGGCACGGACATTGCTATTGGTGTGGCTGTCCTTAGCAGCCGCCAACGCCAGCTCGGTATCGTCGACCTGTCTCTGGAGCGCAACATTTTCTTTCGACAGAGTGGCAAGTTGCTCCTTCATCTCTGCAATTTCAAACGAAACGTCTCTCTTCATCTCCGCTCGCAGTTCCTCAGTGATGGACTCATGGCCCTCTCGTCTCGCTTCATCACGTGCTGCGTCGAAGCGAGCATTCACATCTTCTAGCTCCTCGATCACGTTTTGGTAATCCTCTCGAGCTGTTTTCAAGGCCGCTTCCAACCCAGCAACCTCCATATTGAGACGCTCATTCTCTTCGTTTGCTTGCTGCACAGTAGATGCGATAAGAGCAGCCTCGCCCAAACCGCTCTTTGCTGCTATGTCAACTTCATTCATTTGAATCTTGAGCTTATTGATCTCCTCGCGATGCTTGACGCGCTCTTCCTCTATTTTCATTGCTGTATTCTTGGAATCTTCTTCAAAAGCATGCAGTTCCTCTTGCTGTAGATGCACCTCCTCCTTTAACAAGACGAGATCCTCCTTGGTAAGTTCGAGCTCTTCTCTTAGTTTCTGCTCGGATTCTAGGCGATCGGCATTTTCCGTTTGTAAATTTCGGATCAgctcttcatcttcttcgcgGCAACCAGCCAATTCCAAATCTAATATTATCGCTTTCTTGTCGTTCAGCTCAACTTCCGAATCACTGAGCcgcttttccatttcaatCAGCTGTTCGGTGACCATCTCTAATTCATCTTCCAGTTTTTTGACATATtcttcattgacagtgtgTTCGGTAGACGCGACGGGCGCTCGCTCCACGCGCTCTTCTTCGGACACAGTACCCAGATTGGACGACTCCAGCATGTCAGAACACCGAGCGGCCTTCGCTTCAGCCTGTTCGAGGGCCTTTCTGACTGCGCTGATCTGATTTTCCAGTCGCTGCTTCTCCACCTCCAGCTCGAGTCGGGATTCTTCCAGTTCATTTTCTTTAAAGGCCAATTCCTCGTGTACTACGTCGCATTCTTCGCGAACATGCTGAATGGATTGCTCCATTTCACGGAGCCGTTGATCGGCTTCATCCTGCGCCTGCTCCGCCGCACGACGGAGCTTTTGTTCTTCCTTCAGTTTCCGACGAGATTCGGACAAGGCATTCTCCAAAGACGTCAATTGGGGAGAAATATTTTCTAATTGCGCCGACAAGGCTGCATTGGCGGACGTGGACTCGGCCAACTTCTCCTCTGCAAGTAACGAAAGAATAAATGAAACGCGTGAGAAATCTGACCTCTTCGGCAAGCACAGTTGTCTCCTCGGCCGTTCGAATACGAACAAGTATTCGCTGGACTTACGCATCTTGGCTAATTCGGCGtcgagttcttcttccagttCTCGACTCGATGCAATGTATTCATCGAACGCGCCTTGCAAAGCCACGAGTTCTGCCTCGCGCTCGGCGACGGTAGCAGGAAACGCTTCGGGCATGGTAACGTGCGGCTAGGAATAGATGAGAGGCAGGGCAAAGGTTGAGAGGTGTCCAAGATTTCTACTCCCTCGAAGCCTGTTGTAAAGCGCTGGTAAGTTCGATACGCGTTGATTGGTGTCGACGAGAGGCAATCTTTAGGGGTGCTTTTTCTCAACGTCAATTGGACGCAGTTACTCGCTGAATGAGTGTGTACTTTTTGTCTGGGTGGTTTTCGCGGCACCGCGCCATGGTGCGGTATTTACTGCGCTGAAGATATCCTGGACGTATGACCGAGATTAGATGACTCGGGCTGTTGTACCAACCGTTGGCTCTCAGTAAAAAAATATCAGTACTATTTCTACGGGCAATGCCAATGCACCTAAATTTCGGCAATGATCGGTGAGTGACCGCGAGCAAGTGGCTCATTCGAAGGGAATAACAGCACGAGCGCTTGATTGAGAACAGCTTGGGATTCTCCCAACCGGAACAGACGTAATTGAGGTTACCGATCTGGGCCCGCCAGAAATTGCGAATAAAAAAACGAATTACCAAATGGGCAATGAGTGGTACTACCTACTGTTAACCTCTCCCGGTCGGGAGCTCTGCTCTCCTGCCTACCGGATAGCTAACAGTAATAAAAATCTTTAGTTCATCATCGGTACCATTGAATCCAGGATTGCTGCTCCATTTTCCTGTTCACTTGGAGAAACTCAAAGGCAAGATCCAGATATAGACATGCTGAGCATCAGCTTTTTTTTAAACGTGCCACTCTTTAATCGCTTATTTCTTCACAAGTTTGCATTCACTTTTTAATCCCGACATATATCTCCGTCTTTCCAATATCTTATTGCTCTTTTTAATCCCCAACATATAACTCCGTCTTTCCAATATCTCACTACAAGGCAAAGGCAGCAAGGAGAGAGAGAGCGAAACCTGCGACAAGGTTGACCACAGTTGCCGAGACTGCCTGGGTTCCAGAAGCAGTGGGAGCGGGCTCTCCCATGACGGGAGCAGCAGTGGGAGTAGCCTCCACCTCGCCGGGAGCAGCAGTGGGAGTAGCCTCCGCCTCACCGGGAGCAGTAGTGGGAGTAGCCTCCGCCTCACCGGGCGCGGCTTCGGCAGCCGTCAAGAGATAGGGCGTATAGTAGTATTCCGAAGTGGGTGTTCCATCGGCTAGTTCGCGATTCCAAATGACGGCGGTTACGTCGAAGAACATATCTTcatcggcttcgtccaagaCGAGCAACGCGACGGCCTCCGTCAGGGGATCTTGGTCGAACTCCCGCGCCTTATGCGTGACGCCACCGACATTATTCACACTAATGCAGGTCTCGGCGGCTAAACGGGCATCCGGGTCAGTGTCGGGGGCGGACAAGGCGGCCGTGGTGTCAACACCGTTCTGGCTTTCGAGACGGAACAAAAAGCCGCGGAAGCCCTCTTCGACACCGTTCGGTTGGACCAGATGCACCCAGTATCTAACACCAAGTTGGAGAGTAGGGCTCCcgtcttgttccaattcgATGGAACCATCTGCCAACGGATCGGTGGCAGACGGACTAATGAAGACTTGGAGTCCCTTGTCGGAGAGTAGTCCTGTCGTAACGGGACGAAAATTGTGCGCACCAGTATTCGTGGAGCCGGCGTCATCGCGGGCACAACCACCGGCGCCGGTGGGAAGGGCGGAAACGAGCGAGAGCTGCTGATTCGGCGAGAAaaccaacaacgacaacaccgaGGTGCAAATTGCGAACGAAGAGAATAGCTTACCGAAGACCATCGTAAGTTTCTTGTCGAATACACTGTAGGCTTGAATCTGTTTTAAGTCAAAGTAGAGTGACTTGCAGTAGTGCAAAGCTAGCTTTTTATGCGACGGATGTTGGTTTTTGAAAACTGCTCAGGCGCAGAGGGCTGTCTGCTTTACCCTTGAACTGACTTGAAAGACAGCGTATTCCAGGCTGGGAGAAATCTTTTGAACCAAAAGGAAACACGAATCGCCGATAGCTTTCCGCCCCGGTTTcttgtcacagtcacgtGAATCGCGGATTTTCCTGCTAGGTGGAATTTGCACGTGCGGGCCTATTTCCTTTGCTCTTAATGACGTCAGAAGGCAATCTTGTGAAATAGTCCAATTCAATTTTAAATATTGACATTTCAGATTCACCATTTCAAAATGAAGGACATGCCGTACTCGCCGACTTGTCAACGGTCACATTCGGACATGCTCAAAACGCGTCTAATTGTAAAAGTGTCCGCGATGTGGAGTTTCCCCCCTAAAGAACCTCGGTTGTAGAAGTCATTGTTGCGAAGAGTCGTTGACTCGATCGCCCTTAGGAATGACATATGAATTcactgtgacagtgaataacCCCTGCAATACCGTTCGTCAAGATTCGTTGGCCTCCTGCACCGACCTTGCACAACTGTATCCGGATCATGAAAGGTCGAAGTACCAGCTCTGTATACTGTAGTCTAAGCTTTGTCCTGGTACTATCCACGATACCTGGCCAGTCCGAGCATCAAacacaacgacgacaatgcaAGGCTGGGAACGACGATGATACCTGCGACAATGGACATGATCCATTCGTTCGAAAGCCCCTTGATGGCTTTCCAGCTCGCTGTGGCCTTTACATGGCGGAGTCGTCCATCCCACACGCCGGATGGGGCATGTACACGGCTCAAGATCTGTTCGAAGGTGACGCCATCCAACCCCTCGATGTGTCCATTCCCGTCTTTGACCTCGAGCACCATCAAAACGTGATTTCCAATAAGTTCAAGCGCGAAGTTCCCGAATGGCTTATGGGTCAGTACTACTGGAACGCTGATGTGATTTACGCGCAGTTCGACGCCATTGACGTTAAAGGTATTTTGCCCGGTTTCGGCATGCTCGCCAATTCGCACGTTGGTCTGGTCAACGCCGAAAATGGTGGCAATCGAGATCGATTGGCACTCGGTCGGGAAACACCGCACGTGGGAGCTTCGAGTCACTATCAGGATTTGACCTTTACCGTGCTTGATGATTTACCTGCCGGCCACGAAATCTTCGTTGAATACGGCGATGAATGGTTCGAAGATCGATCACACGTCTTTGGTGATGATCTACCTTTATCCCATCATTTCGAGAGTGCGGACACAATTCTGGCGCAATGGAAAGAGGTCGTGCCGGGAGATTTGGAATCCAGCCTGGGAACCGACTTGTACAATTTGATACTGGACGGCCTGGGACATTTTCTGTCGCCGAGGCTGCGCAGAGCCTTGCCACAAACTGCATCGGATGCAGTATCTCAGGCCAATGGTCAAGGAACTGCATACGCAACCGTACCTAATGTAGTTCGCGATATTGATTGGCTAGAAGAAAACGGAATGTGCCTCGACAATTTAGCACCCCGGGAAAATGTTGACGCCGGCAACAAGGGAGCTTTTGCGACGCGCTTTCTGTCTCGCGGTTCCCTTGTCGCGCCAGCACCTGTCATTCAACTATCCCGACAACACTTGGAAATGATCTTGGTGGATGCGTACGACGAAGTACTTTGGCAAGGTCACCAACTGCTATTGAACTATTGCTACGGACATGCAGGTTCTTCACTTTTATTTTTTCCGTACAGCCCCGCTACCAACCTTATCAATCACGGTTCCGGAGAAAGGGCCAACGTCGGGGTGCGCTGGTCGGACCGAATGTCAAACCCTGAAATGCTGCAGTGGACAGCTGACGAAATCCTAGAATCCAACGAGAAAGCTGGTCTCATGATGGAATTTTACGCGCTACGCGACATCCAACCGGGGGAAGAAATATTATTGGACTATGGAGACGAATGGCAAGACGCGTGGGATCGGCACGTTAACGACTGGCGACCACCGATTTACGAAACGGATTATACGCCGGCGTACACTTTCGACCGTCATGATGAAATTTATACGTTGGAAGATGGAGATCTGTATCCACCGCCCTATGTGCAGGTTCGTTGCTACGTGAACGAAGACGAACCAGGCGTACCAGATGAGGATGGATGGTACCAGTGGACGCCTGTTGAAAATGAGGATTTGTCGTACACCGTTCCTTGTACGGTTCTTTCGAGCGATGCAGTCAACGATAAAGAAAAGGCCTACCGAGTGCAGGtcaacgcaaacgaaaaccTCAAATTCAAAGCTGCACCGTGGTCGTCTATTACTTTTATCGACGTGAGTTACACAGGCAATCAGCATCTTCGACAAGGGTTCCGACACGAAATCAAACTACCTGATGCAATGGTACCCGATTGCTGGCGTGACATTGAAAATCCTCCCGACAACGAACTGTGTAATTTGTTCATGGCCGAGTCTGCGATACCCAACGCTGGTCTCGGCATGTTTACGGCGCGACGGTTGGACAAAGGCGAACTGATATCTAGCGGAGACGTAGTGCTCCAGATCGAAGACGCCGACTTGAACAAGAACCTTCGCTTCTGGCGGCAAGGTATTACTGATATCGACGAACCCCCGTGGCTATTGGAAAATTATTTCTGGAATCCATCCAACACCTTTGGATCGTTCGAAGCACATGATGTGGAGAGTATTGTACCAGGCTTGGGCATGCTAGCGAATTCACATCCAGGACTGGTGAACTCGAAAATGCTGCCGTCCTCAGCAACAGCTGACTTGCATCGCGGCCTAGACCCAGGTGCTGGTGCATCGACACACTACCATAATGTTAGGTTCAGAGCTACCGACAAAATTGAGGCTGGCACAGAACTTTTTGTGAAGTACGGCGACAGCTGGTTTGAAGAGCGAGAAGATCTTGGGCCTATTCCATTG
This genomic interval carries:
- the Pt-KIF5 gene encoding kinesin family-like protein (Kinesin-related motor protein, involved in microtubule-based motility); translated protein: MLHLQGNIQVYCRVRPMTITELQKGHKSTVESLSETEVGCYDGRTNKWKSFAFDRVWGPDQSQQSVFQDVEPLALSVVDGFNACIFAYGQTGSGKTFTMEGTEENSQYGISYRTIQKIFHLLQLRAQQQRAAEMFLGMLEIYNDEVYDLLGTQGASMKEKQEGAMKAGGKASLDIRRNKDGRIEVPNLTRESVQSIQEVMELLKRGNSNRATASTDMNEHSSRSHMVLSVDVYSGLEDSQKNKGTLYLVDLAGSERVRKSNVQGDQLKEAGYINKSLSALGNVMEALDRKASHVPYRDSKLTYLLQDSLGGNSRTMMVVAICPTDSSYDESVHALQFATRVRRIQIGAAQRNVTSKNLE
- a CDS encoding predicted protein; this translates as MVFGKLFSSFAICTSVLSLLVFSPNQQLSLVSALPTGAGGCARDDAGSTNTGAHNFRPVTTGLLSDKGLQVFISPSATDPLADGSIELEQDGSPTLQLGVRYWVHLVQPNGVEEGFRGFLFRLESQNGVDTTAALSAPDTDPDARLAAETCISVNNVGGVTHKAREFDQDPLTEAVALLVLDEADEDMFFDVTAVIWNRELADGTPTSEYYYTPYLLTAAEAAPGEAEATPTTAPGEAEATPTAAPGEVEATPTAAPVMGEPAPTASGTQAVSATVVNLVAGFALSLLAAFAL
- a CDS encoding predicted protein (SET have been shown to contribute to epigenetic mechanisms of gene regulation by methylation of lysine residues in histones and other proteins), translating into MKGRSTSSVYCSLSFVLVLSTIPGQSEHQTQRRQCKAGNDDDTCDNGHDPFVRKPLDGFPARCGLYMAESSIPHAGWGMYTAQDLFEGDAIQPLDVSIPVFDLEHHQNVISNKFKREVPEWLMGQYYWNADVIYAQFDAIDVKGILPGFGMLANSHVGLVNAENGGNRDRLALGRETPHVGASSHYQDLTFTVLDDLPAGHEIFVEYGDEWFEDRSHVFGDDLPLSHHFESADTILAQWKEVVPGDLESSLGTDLYNLILDGLGHFLSPRLRRALPQTASDAVSQANGQGTAYATVPNVVRDIDWLEENGMCLDNLAPRENVDAGNKGAFATRFLSRGSLVAPAPVIQLSRQHLEMILVDAYDEVLWQGHQLLLNYCYGHAGSSLLFFPYSPATNLINHGSGERANVGVRWSDRMSNPEMLQWTADEILESNEKAGLMMEFYALRDIQPGEEILLDYGDEWQDAWDRHVNDWRPPIYETDYTPAYTFDRHDEIYTLEDGDLYPPPYVQVRCYVNEDEPGVPDEDGWYQWTPVENEDLSYTVPCTVLSSDAVNDKEKAYRVQVNANENLKFKAAPWSSITFIDVSYTGNQHLRQGFRHEIKLPDAMVPDCWRDIENPPDNELCNLFMAESAIPNAGLGMFTARRLDKGELISSGDVVLQIEDADLNKNLRFWRQGITDIDEPPWLLENYFWNPSNTFGSFEAHDVESIVPGLGMLANSHPGLVNSKMLPSSATADLHRGLDPGAGASTHYHNVRFRATDKIEAGTELFVKYGDSWFEEREDLGPIPLSDDYQRADRTVKRFWKIIDGNTTRELARDLWDFILQASSIPMRHNIALPQSLENIESILNKGSAYYSVPDRIKSIGWLEENGRCLDNIRPSQSKLRQAGKGAFATRAIPKGKIIAPMPVAHVRRHHMDIFDSDDHSDPSANVWSDGTQVLMNYCYGHPNSTLLLFPYSPVVNYVNHNATSANAELRWSKLPNHLESWLERTPDSLDSEEHAGLIMELTATRDISAGEEIYLDYGTSWDEAWADYVANKFRPTGEDLLYRSSADLNRRVEWIKTRSELETEPYYFESAFTACFVGRSQRTGNHDEADDSKLQQFLWTPVVGMYDDTYNAYPCTVLERTVNDVEGYAPHRRDSVWPMEVTYKIRLHQQNEGDVIMTQVPRRAIQFFDRAYQSDLFIRSAFRHEIHLPDAMVPPAWRDLIELV